The following proteins are co-located in the Candidatus Nanosynbacter sp. HMT-352 genome:
- a CDS encoding LssY C-terminal domain-containing protein codes for MSSVKTPKKIAARQDRSSKTLTTLLDQSFFIFAGLASFWLAWLVLREGWVTGGWWLVGLFFVVWIIVAYLALPRLHRILSNMYVPNYFIGRTRTADGVLSDPVNLSVRGSEEKLHKAMTEAGWVLADDITPRSAWKMVLTVLSGRSYPNAPVSPAFLFGRRQDFAYQQEVDGNPRRRHHVRFWRCPTGWLLPGGHRVDWLAAGTYDKSVGFSLFTFQFTHKIDENIDIERDYIIESVKSNNKNVRVTILKDFSTGYHSRNGLGDSIRTDGDLPILGVGRIKADDNVAASTRLGVIMDGTIYDRHPRNHETLLEELWSRRPPQILIGGGLMILASLFTIGQMLVDFSSWPTTLVQVANIDGIDINAANTMLSMMAGFNVLLVVAEIVLVGLLLRGSSRARISLLSVATLAIVTESLSVTIGRINASIMLLLISIGVHIMIMMLFSSDAARYFTERR; via the coding sequence ATGAGTTCAGTAAAAACTCCAAAAAAAATAGCAGCCAGACAAGATCGTTCCTCGAAGACCTTGACTACATTGTTAGACCAATCCTTTTTTATCTTTGCAGGTTTGGCGTCGTTTTGGTTGGCGTGGTTAGTGCTTAGAGAAGGTTGGGTGACGGGCGGTTGGTGGCTGGTTGGCTTGTTCTTTGTTGTGTGGATAATTGTGGCGTATTTGGCGCTGCCTAGGCTTCATCGAATTTTGAGCAATATGTACGTACCGAATTATTTTATCGGTAGAACGCGAACGGCGGACGGAGTATTGAGTGACCCTGTCAATTTGAGCGTGCGCGGCTCGGAAGAAAAGCTCCATAAGGCAATGACTGAGGCTGGCTGGGTTTTGGCGGATGACATAACTCCAAGATCAGCTTGGAAAATGGTGCTTACCGTGCTGAGTGGTCGTAGTTATCCAAATGCACCGGTGTCGCCCGCATTTTTATTTGGCAGACGGCAGGACTTTGCTTATCAGCAGGAAGTTGACGGCAATCCAAGGCGTCGTCATCATGTTAGGTTTTGGCGATGTCCAACTGGCTGGCTTCTTCCTGGCGGTCATCGAGTTGATTGGTTGGCGGCTGGTACATACGATAAGAGTGTTGGCTTTTCTTTGTTTACTTTCCAGTTCACGCATAAAATTGACGAGAATATTGATATTGAACGAGATTATATCATTGAGTCGGTTAAAAGTAACAATAAAAATGTTAGAGTGACGATATTAAAGGATTTTTCAACGGGCTATCATTCGCGCAACGGTCTTGGAGATTCCATTCGCACTGATGGCGATTTGCCAATTTTGGGAGTTGGTCGGATAAAGGCTGACGATAATGTCGCGGCTTCAACGCGGCTCGGAGTGATTATGGATGGTACAATTTATGATCGTCATCCGCGAAATCACGAAACTTTATTGGAAGAGCTTTGGAGTCGCCGACCACCGCAGATTTTAATTGGCGGCGGATTGATGATTCTGGCGTCGTTATTCACAATTGGGCAAATGTTGGTGGACTTTTCTAGCTGGCCGACGACTTTGGTGCAAGTTGCGAATATTGATGGAATTGATATAAATGCTGCGAATACCATGTTGTCAATGATGGCTGGCTTTAATGTTCTGCTGGTCGTGGCGGAAATCGTGCTGGTTGGGCTGTTGCTTCGAGGGAGTAGTCGGGCGCGAATCTCGCTACTTTCTGTGGCGACACTAGCCATTGTCACCGAATCTTTATCCGTGACAATTGGGCGAATTAATGCGTCGATTATGCTGCTTTTGATCTCGATTGGCGTGCATATTATGATCATGATGTTGTTCTCTTCAGATGCGGCGCGCTACTTTACGGAAAGACGATAA
- a CDS encoding guanylate kinase: MPSIEDLITNYQPTESTIELVKSTKIALLAGISGAGKDTIKKQLLKSPEFRDIVSHTTRAPRTNNGCAEQDGIDYHFIDSQTAENMLQNNEFIEAKFVHSTVYGTSVAELKLAHDQNRVAITDIDVQGVEEYERLAPDSIAIFIVPPNSQTWIERLKKRYATEEDFQAEWPKRHASAVKELAYALEVPYYHVIINDDLERAIRVTEEIILRGDVFKRQDDEARLVARNLLNDIINL; this comes from the coding sequence ATGCCAAGTATTGAAGATCTTATTACAAATTATCAGCCAACTGAATCGACAATTGAGTTGGTTAAAAGTACGAAAATTGCGCTGCTTGCGGGAATTTCTGGTGCGGGCAAAGACACGATAAAAAAACAATTACTGAAGTCTCCGGAGTTTCGCGATATTGTTTCTCACACTACGCGCGCGCCACGCACAAATAATGGATGTGCCGAGCAAGATGGAATTGATTATCACTTTATTGATTCGCAAACTGCCGAAAATATGCTACAAAATAATGAATTTATTGAGGCAAAATTTGTTCACAGTACAGTTTATGGAACGTCAGTGGCTGAGCTGAAATTAGCGCATGACCAGAACCGCGTGGCAATTACTGACATTGACGTTCAGGGCGTGGAGGAATATGAGCGACTGGCGCCAGATAGCATTGCGATTTTCATTGTGCCGCCAAATAGCCAAACTTGGATTGAGCGATTGAAAAAGCGTTACGCAACCGAAGAAGATTTTCAAGCGGAGTGGCCAAAGCGTCACGCCTCGGCGGTAAAAGAGTTGGCTTACGCGCTTGAAGTTCCGTATTATCATGTTATTATCAATGACGATTTGGAGCGAGCAATTCGAGTGACCGAGGAAATTATTTTGCGCGGCGACGTGTTTAAGCGTCAAGATGACGAGGCGCGTTTGGTAGCTCGAAATCTCCTCAATGATATAATTAATCTATGA
- the ftsH gene encoding ATP-dependent zinc metalloprotease FtsH: MAVKMPQRNGKNRISQILRFGLFWAIIIFVALIFYATLFPASNLKDVALSDVVRRANDGKIAQLEIQGNDIKITPKDQSKPTEHSVKESSSIYEQGLNKDAKVEVKVIPPSTTGETIWNLAVMVVPVLIIVVFFMFMMRQAQGQNNQAMGFGKSKARLYGQDKEKVLFTDIAGNDNAKQDLQEVVDFLKHPKKYKDLGAKIPKGVLLVGNPGTGKTMLARAVAGEAGVPFFSISGSEFVEMFVGVGASRVRDLFSKAKKNAPCIIFIDEIDAVGRKRGSGMGGGHDEREQTLNQILVEMDGFDGETNVIVLAATNRADVLDPALLRPGRFDRRVTITLPERKDREAILKVHFKKKPTDETVDLDKLAAKTAGSSGADLANMANEAAIIAARRNKKKISNDELTEAFERVAIGPERKTKIMNDHEKELTAYHEAGHAIVGHVLPDSDPVHKVTIIPRGGTGGVTWFLPPEDKSYTNVYEFKDILARAMGGRIAEQLIYGDDGITTGAGSDLRKATEIARDMVIEQGMGKGLRDQVFHEDNGGLMFDKMTRERPYSDETAKMIDEEVAQLITEAKHRAMLVLKENRSFLDKLAEALLKEETLEESEVDEILKGTKLPKEAKLHS, translated from the coding sequence ATGGCTGTTAAGATGCCTCAAAGAAATGGAAAGAATAGAATAAGTCAAATTTTACGATTTGGATTGTTTTGGGCAATTATAATTTTTGTAGCGTTAATTTTTTACGCAACACTCTTCCCTGCGTCAAATCTTAAAGATGTTGCATTATCTGATGTAGTGCGTCGAGCAAATGACGGTAAAATTGCTCAATTGGAGATTCAGGGAAACGATATTAAGATTACTCCGAAAGACCAATCAAAACCTACCGAGCATTCAGTCAAGGAATCTAGTAGCATTTATGAGCAGGGCTTGAATAAGGACGCTAAGGTTGAGGTGAAGGTTATTCCACCATCCACAACCGGAGAAACTATATGGAATCTGGCGGTTATGGTCGTGCCTGTGCTGATTATCGTGGTGTTCTTTATGTTTATGATGCGCCAAGCTCAGGGTCAAAATAATCAAGCGATGGGATTCGGCAAGAGTAAGGCTCGCCTGTATGGACAAGATAAAGAAAAGGTTTTGTTTACGGATATCGCTGGAAATGATAACGCCAAGCAAGATCTGCAGGAAGTTGTTGATTTTCTTAAGCACCCGAAGAAATATAAAGATTTGGGCGCAAAGATTCCAAAAGGCGTATTATTAGTCGGTAATCCTGGTACGGGTAAGACAATGCTAGCCCGAGCCGTCGCTGGCGAGGCTGGTGTGCCATTCTTCTCAATTTCTGGTTCTGAATTCGTGGAAATGTTTGTTGGTGTTGGTGCTAGCCGAGTGCGAGACCTATTTTCTAAGGCTAAGAAAAATGCCCCGTGTATTATCTTTATCGATGAGATTGATGCCGTGGGTCGTAAGCGCGGCTCTGGTATGGGTGGTGGTCATGATGAGCGCGAGCAAACTCTGAACCAGATTTTGGTGGAGATGGATGGTTTTGATGGCGAAACTAATGTTATTGTTTTGGCTGCAACTAACCGTGCGGATGTTTTGGACCCAGCTTTGCTTCGACCTGGACGATTTGACCGACGTGTAACTATTACGCTTCCAGAGCGCAAAGATCGTGAGGCAATTCTGAAGGTTCACTTTAAGAAAAAGCCAACTGACGAAACTGTTGATCTTGATAAATTGGCGGCAAAAACCGCTGGCTCATCTGGTGCGGATTTGGCAAATATGGCCAATGAAGCTGCAATTATTGCTGCTCGTCGCAACAAGAAGAAGATCTCAAATGACGAATTAACTGAGGCGTTTGAGCGTGTGGCAATTGGTCCAGAGCGCAAGACTAAGATAATGAACGATCACGAGAAAGAGTTGACTGCTTATCACGAAGCTGGCCACGCAATTGTTGGTCACGTCTTGCCTGATTCCGACCCAGTCCACAAGGTTACGATTATTCCGCGCGGCGGTACTGGTGGAGTAACATGGTTCTTGCCGCCAGAAGATAAGAGCTACACGAACGTTTACGAGTTTAAAGATATTTTGGCTCGAGCAATGGGCGGACGAATCGCTGAGCAATTGATTTACGGCGATGACGGAATTACTACTGGAGCTGGTTCGGATTTGCGAAAAGCGACTGAAATTGCCCGTGATATGGTGATTGAGCAAGGAATGGGCAAGGGCTTGCGCGATCAGGTGTTCCATGAAGATAACGGCGGCTTGATGTTCGATAAAATGACCAGAGAGCGTCCGTATTCTGATGAGACTGCGAAGATGATTGACGAGGAAGTTGCGCAATTGATTACCGAAGCTAAACATCGTGCAATGTTGGTATTGAAAGAGAATCGTTCGTTCCTTGATAAGTTGGCCGAGGCTCTACTAAAGGAAGAAACTCTGGAAGAATCTGAGGTTGATGAGATTCTTAAAGGCACTAAATTACCAAAAGAAGCTAAACTGCATTCGTAA
- the dnaK gene encoding molecular chaperone DnaK yields the protein MGKIIGIDLGTTNSAFAYMLAGKPEVISNAEGNRTTPSVVAVNKKGERLVGQVAQRQRVTNPKNTIYGVKRLIGRKFDDKEVQKDLDIMPYKIVKKGTGVAVEMGDKEYTPEEVSAMILSKIKADAEAFLGEKVTEAVITVPAYFDDSQRQATKDAGKIAGLEVKRIINEPTAAALAYGLEKGKNDETIVVFDLGGGTFDVSVLELGDGVFEVKATNGDTHLGGEDFDNAIVNYFLDDFKSKEGIDLRKDNAAMQRLKDEAEKAKKELSTVTEYEVNIPFITADADGPKHFEMSLSRAKLEDLVKDLLDRLDGPVEKALKDAKLSKSDINNVVMVGGMTRMPAVVERVKNFFGKDPMQGVNPDEVVAVGAAIQGGVLAGDVKDVLLLDVTPLSLGIETMGGVSTKLIDRNTTIPTSKSEVFSTAADNQPQVEIHVLQGEREFANDNKSLGRFVLDGIAPAPRGVPQIEVTFNIDANGILNVTAKDKGTGKEQSITIQNSGNMSKEDIEKAQKEAELHADEDKKKRETVDTKNQLENAIYQAKKMPDEFKDKISDDDKQAIEKAVEEAEKHKDSEDKDELDAAIKALNDAIMPIGAKMYQQAAEDKKADESKDDKKSDKDEPVEGEIVDEK from the coding sequence ATGGGTAAAATTATTGGTATAGACCTTGGTACAACTAACAGTGCGTTTGCGTATATGTTAGCTGGAAAACCAGAGGTTATTTCTAATGCCGAAGGTAATCGCACTACACCATCTGTAGTTGCGGTTAATAAAAAGGGCGAACGACTTGTCGGTCAAGTTGCTCAGCGTCAGCGTGTAACAAATCCAAAAAACACGATTTACGGCGTTAAGCGTTTGATTGGTCGTAAGTTTGACGACAAGGAAGTACAAAAAGACTTGGATATCATGCCGTACAAGATTGTTAAAAAAGGTACTGGCGTGGCGGTCGAGATGGGTGATAAGGAATATACGCCAGAAGAAGTTTCAGCAATGATTCTTAGTAAAATCAAGGCTGACGCCGAAGCTTTCTTGGGTGAAAAAGTGACGGAAGCAGTGATTACGGTGCCGGCTTACTTTGACGATTCACAGCGCCAAGCGACTAAGGACGCTGGTAAAATTGCTGGATTGGAAGTTAAGCGTATTATTAACGAACCAACAGCTGCGGCTTTGGCGTACGGTCTGGAGAAAGGCAAAAACGACGAAACTATTGTGGTGTTTGACCTTGGTGGCGGTACGTTTGACGTGTCGGTGCTGGAACTGGGTGACGGCGTATTTGAAGTTAAGGCAACTAATGGTGATACACACCTTGGTGGTGAGGATTTCGACAACGCTATTGTTAACTACTTCTTGGACGACTTCAAATCAAAGGAGGGAATTGATCTTCGTAAAGATAATGCAGCGATGCAGCGCTTGAAGGATGAGGCCGAAAAAGCGAAGAAAGAATTGTCGACGGTTACTGAATATGAAGTCAACATTCCATTTATCACTGCTGATGCTGATGGTCCAAAGCACTTTGAGATGAGCTTGAGTCGCGCTAAGTTGGAAGATTTGGTTAAGGACCTATTGGATCGCTTGGACGGTCCAGTAGAAAAGGCTTTGAAGGACGCCAAACTTTCTAAATCCGACATTAACAATGTAGTTATGGTTGGTGGAATGACTCGTATGCCAGCTGTGGTCGAGCGTGTAAAGAATTTCTTTGGAAAAGATCCAATGCAAGGTGTGAACCCAGATGAGGTTGTGGCTGTTGGTGCTGCAATTCAAGGTGGCGTCTTAGCTGGTGATGTTAAGGATGTGTTGCTTCTGGACGTGACTCCGCTTTCTCTTGGAATTGAGACGATGGGCGGTGTGTCGACGAAGTTGATTGATCGAAATACGACGATTCCAACAAGTAAGAGCGAAGTTTTCTCGACAGCTGCTGATAACCAGCCTCAGGTGGAAATTCACGTTCTTCAGGGTGAGCGCGAGTTTGCTAATGATAATAAGAGTTTGGGTCGTTTTGTGCTTGATGGTATTGCGCCAGCACCACGCGGTGTACCTCAAATTGAAGTGACCTTTAATATTGACGCCAACGGTATTCTTAACGTTACGGCTAAAGACAAGGGAACTGGCAAGGAGCAATCAATCACTATCCAAAACTCTGGCAATATGAGTAAGGAAGATATTGAGAAGGCACAAAAAGAAGCCGAACTTCACGCGGACGAAGACAAGAAAAAGCGCGAAACTGTCGATACGAAGAATCAGCTTGAAAACGCTATTTATCAGGCAAAGAAAATGCCGGACGAATTCAAGGATAAGATTTCTGACGATGATAAGCAAGCGATTGAAAAGGCGGTCGAAGAGGCTGAAAAGCACAAAGATTCTGAAGATAAGGACGAATTGGATGCTGCAATTAAAGCCTTGAACGACGCGATTATGCCAATCGGGGCTAAGATGTACCAGCAAGCCGCTGAGGACAAAAAGGCTGATGAGTCTAAGGATGACAAAAAGTCTGACAAGGACGAGCCGGTCGAAGGCGAAATTGTCGACGAGAAATAG
- a CDS encoding transcriptional regulator, whose translation MTERQQAILVAIIEQYAEIAAPVGSVTLAKLFGVSSATIRSEMAKLEEMGFIEAPHTSAGRIPTDKGYRFYVNGITAAQMTELPSGIDSSTKAIEAHVNSNVDTSDKAIRRAVDGLVEMTGNFGFASFGSSLYMNGMTQLFSQPEFGDGDHVQAVAKLIDNIEPWLREAAPDEPLNVFIGSENPIGKSSGATLIISKFKSSSGGDNYIGVIGPTRQNYRRTMELVRRTGAMLEEVL comes from the coding sequence ATGACCGAACGTCAACAAGCAATCCTTGTCGCTATTATCGAGCAATACGCTGAAATTGCGGCGCCAGTTGGTAGTGTAACGCTAGCCAAACTGTTTGGCGTGAGCAGCGCCACGATTCGCAGTGAAATGGCAAAACTTGAGGAGATGGGATTTATTGAGGCGCCCCACACGAGCGCAGGTCGAATTCCGACGGACAAGGGATATCGTTTTTATGTCAATGGAATCACGGCAGCGCAAATGACGGAATTGCCGAGCGGTATTGATAGTAGTACGAAAGCAATTGAGGCGCACGTCAATTCAAATGTTGATACTTCAGACAAAGCGATTCGTCGAGCGGTTGATGGTTTGGTGGAAATGACTGGCAATTTTGGTTTTGCGTCGTTTGGTTCGAGTTTGTATATGAACGGAATGACTCAGTTATTCAGTCAGCCAGAGTTTGGTGATGGCGATCACGTCCAGGCGGTTGCTAAATTGATTGACAATATCGAACCGTGGCTGCGTGAAGCGGCGCCGGATGAGCCGTTAAATGTGTTTATTGGTAGCGAAAACCCAATCGGTAAAAGCAGCGGTGCTACGTTAATTATAAGTAAATTTAAGTCATCGTCTGGTGGCGATAATTACATCGGTGTGATTGGTCCGACGCGACAAAATTATCGTCGAACGATGGAGCTGGTGCGTCGTACGGGCGCGATGCTAGAGGAGGTATTGTAA
- a CDS encoding nucleotide exchange factor GrpE, with protein sequence MTKNKKVEDLEKEVAELTSDLQRTRADFENYRKRVEAEKQSAHEMGQTKSVMKLLPVIDTIERAVANVPEELQDNAWVKGVAGLSKQLDKQLKEIGLEKIDAKPGTLFNPEFHQAVQFDESTDGDKEVIAEELRAGYTLNGSVIRDAMVKVTRQ encoded by the coding sequence ATGACGAAGAATAAAAAAGTTGAAGATTTAGAGAAAGAAGTTGCTGAGCTGACGTCGGACCTGCAGCGAACTCGAGCGGATTTTGAGAATTATCGTAAGCGTGTGGAGGCGGAGAAACAATCAGCGCATGAGATGGGTCAAACTAAGTCGGTGATGAAATTGTTGCCAGTCATTGATACGATTGAGCGAGCTGTCGCCAACGTCCCAGAGGAACTTCAAGATAATGCGTGGGTTAAGGGTGTGGCTGGTCTGAGCAAGCAGCTTGACAAGCAATTGAAGGAGATTGGTTTGGAGAAAATTGACGCTAAACCCGGAACTCTGTTTAATCCGGAATTTCATCAGGCTGTTCAATTTGACGAATCGACGGATGGCGATAAGGAAGTTATTGCCGAGGAACTTCGCGCTGGCTATACTTTGAACGGCTCAGTTATTCGCGACGCAATGGTAAAAGTCACTCGTCAGTAA
- a CDS encoding SemiSWEET family transporter: protein MSKQKINRFVGSIGAFIGILVFIAYIPQIIANLQGEKAQPFQPLFAAVSCLIWVIYGWTKEPKKDWILIIPNAAGVILGGLTFITSL from the coding sequence ATGTCTAAACAAAAAATTAATCGCTTTGTCGGATCTATTGGAGCTTTTATTGGGATCCTTGTCTTTATTGCATATATTCCACAAATTATCGCTAACCTACAAGGAGAAAAAGCTCAACCATTCCAACCACTATTCGCAGCAGTTTCTTGTTTAATTTGGGTAATCTATGGTTGGACAAAAGAACCTAAAAAAGACTGGATCCTCATCATTCCCAATGCAGCGGGAGTGATATTAGGCGGTTTAACTTTTATTACTTCTTTATAA
- the murJ gene encoding murein biosynthesis integral membrane protein MurJ → MGRVRSTVTKINQRLNVKLAATILAGSTLLSSLLGFFRDRLLNSAYMPSENGALAGYPVGLDAYTAAFMVPDFMFAVLVSGALSVTFIPVFNERWVKGNKQSAWQISSSMINFMALITMAASVLIIIFADPLMKYLIAPGLSESGHALAVSMMQVIAVNPFIFAVAAVIASIQQAVGRFMFCALAPMLYNVGIIIGTVWFTGGVNLFGWQIFDGGIMGVALGVVLGSFLQLIVSAVGLAGLGFDYNFKIYWRNKGFRKVLSLLPARSVDQGMDYVVSLVEVNLASRLADGTVRAYQQALTLHMMPINLIGVAISNAAFPQLTEHLGEGRNDLFQKDLRSLLRIIFWMALPVSVVIFFTRGYVVHFIRNGGNQLIAGILGCLVVAILFRTIYHMAARAFYARQDTKTPLYISIFSITLNIILAIVLSMVLKMGAYGLAWAQSTVAVLEVVVLLAVMNRQMPKLFDMTFVRAIFKMIIAGTITGVVCYIAVLIMPFRYHDDSFFSAFPKFVIISLVSFGSYAAASKWLKLPEIDPILARLKKVLFGRLEFKG, encoded by the coding sequence ATGGGGCGCGTTCGTAGTACGGTCACGAAAATAAATCAGCGGCTTAATGTGAAATTGGCTGCTACGATTCTGGCGGGCTCGACATTGTTGTCGAGCTTGCTGGGGTTTTTTCGTGATCGTCTGCTTAACTCCGCCTACATGCCAAGCGAAAACGGAGCATTGGCGGGATACCCAGTTGGACTAGACGCTTATACGGCAGCTTTCATGGTGCCAGATTTTATGTTTGCAGTGCTGGTTTCTGGTGCGCTTAGTGTGACGTTTATTCCAGTTTTTAATGAGCGCTGGGTCAAGGGCAATAAGCAGTCGGCTTGGCAAATTAGCTCGAGCATGATTAATTTTATGGCGCTAATAACCATGGCGGCGTCGGTGCTGATTATTATTTTCGCTGATCCGTTGATGAAGTATTTAATCGCGCCTGGTCTGAGTGAATCTGGTCATGCTTTGGCGGTTAGTATGATGCAAGTGATTGCGGTTAATCCGTTTATTTTTGCGGTTGCGGCGGTGATTGCTAGTATCCAGCAAGCGGTTGGGCGATTTATGTTCTGTGCGCTGGCACCAATGTTATACAACGTCGGTATTATTATCGGTACGGTGTGGTTTACTGGTGGCGTCAATTTATTCGGCTGGCAGATTTTTGACGGCGGCATTATGGGTGTGGCGTTGGGTGTGGTTTTGGGCTCGTTCCTGCAATTGATCGTCAGCGCAGTCGGTTTGGCTGGGCTTGGTTTTGATTACAATTTCAAAATTTATTGGCGAAATAAGGGTTTTAGAAAAGTCCTATCTTTGCTGCCAGCACGTTCGGTTGATCAGGGTATGGATTATGTAGTTAGTTTGGTCGAGGTCAATTTAGCTTCGCGCTTAGCCGATGGAACGGTTAGGGCGTACCAGCAGGCCTTAACTCTTCATATGATGCCGATCAATCTTATTGGTGTGGCGATTTCAAATGCCGCCTTTCCGCAATTAACTGAGCATTTGGGTGAAGGTCGAAATGATCTATTTCAAAAAGACCTGCGTTCCCTGCTGAGAATTATTTTTTGGATGGCACTTCCGGTGTCAGTGGTGATTTTCTTTACCAGGGGATACGTTGTGCATTTTATTCGCAATGGTGGCAATCAACTGATCGCGGGAATTTTGGGCTGTCTGGTCGTGGCGATTTTGTTCCGAACTATTTACCATATGGCCGCGCGAGCATTTTACGCCCGCCAAGATACGAAAACTCCGCTGTATATTTCAATTTTCTCGATTACTTTGAATATTATTTTAGCAATTGTTCTATCGATGGTCTTGAAAATGGGCGCGTATGGATTGGCTTGGGCCCAATCAACAGTGGCGGTTTTGGAAGTGGTTGTGCTTTTAGCGGTTATGAATCGTCAAATGCCAAAATTATTCGACATGACGTTCGTACGAGCGATTTTTAAGATGATAATTGCTGGAACTATTACGGGTGTGGTTTGTTATATCGCCGTGCTAATTATGCCGTTTCGTTATCATGACGACAGCTTTTTTAGCGCTTTTCCGAAATTTGTTATCATTTCATTGGTTAGTTTTGGCTCGTATGCCGCGGCTTCAAAGTGGCTAAAATTGCCAGAAATTGACCCGATTCTTGCACGATTGAAAAAAGTGTTATTTGGACGATTGGAGTTTAAGGGCTAA
- the dnaJ gene encoding molecular chaperone DnaJ — MSKRDYYEILGVPKTASEDEIKKAFRKLAIKYHPDKQGGDEAKFKEINEAYEVLKDKQKRQRYDQFGHAGVGGASGGGFSGNPFEGFGGFGGQNVHFDFGDGGLGDIFSQFFGGATGGSGNGSSRGRDVETSVTLSFEDAVFGVEKKISLMLDVECEHCHGDGAEPGFGMKTCPTCKGAGQQTRTMNSLFGQIQQAVVCETCHGKGKVPEKECSVCRGKGTTRQNQDITIKIPAGIDDGATIRLRDRGEAVAGGSRGDLYVHIRVKAHKKFTREGNIILSEEHISMVDAALGTEIDVETVDGVITMKIPAGTQSGTDFKLSGHGVPHLHSESRGPHIVGVIVDTPTKLTKKQKELLEQFKGAKKRGLFS; from the coding sequence ATGAGCAAGCGTGATTATTATGAAATATTGGGCGTTCCAAAGACCGCTTCTGAAGATGAGATAAAAAAGGCTTTTCGTAAATTAGCAATTAAATATCACCCTGATAAGCAGGGCGGCGATGAGGCTAAGTTTAAGGAAATTAATGAAGCCTATGAAGTTCTGAAAGACAAACAGAAGCGACAGCGTTATGATCAATTTGGTCATGCTGGCGTTGGTGGCGCGTCTGGTGGCGGTTTTTCTGGCAATCCGTTTGAAGGATTTGGTGGATTCGGCGGTCAAAACGTTCACTTTGATTTTGGTGATGGTGGACTAGGTGATATTTTTAGCCAATTCTTCGGTGGCGCAACTGGCGGCTCTGGGAATGGTAGTTCGCGTGGGCGTGATGTTGAAACTAGCGTAACACTAAGCTTTGAGGATGCAGTATTTGGTGTAGAAAAGAAAATTAGTTTAATGCTGGATGTTGAATGTGAGCATTGCCATGGCGATGGCGCCGAGCCAGGGTTTGGAATGAAAACGTGTCCAACTTGTAAGGGCGCGGGTCAGCAAACTCGAACGATGAATTCGCTGTTTGGACAAATTCAGCAGGCGGTTGTTTGCGAAACTTGTCACGGCAAGGGGAAAGTTCCTGAAAAAGAATGTTCAGTTTGTCGAGGAAAAGGCACGACTCGCCAAAATCAGGATATCACTATTAAAATTCCGGCAGGGATTGATGATGGCGCGACAATTCGTCTGCGCGATCGCGGCGAAGCAGTTGCTGGTGGTAGTAGAGGTGATCTGTATGTCCACATTCGCGTTAAGGCGCATAAAAAATTCACTCGTGAAGGCAATATTATTCTTAGCGAAGAACATATTTCTATGGTTGATGCGGCACTGGGAACGGAGATTGATGTAGAGACTGTGGACGGCGTAATAACGATGAAAATTCCAGCGGGAACTCAGAGCGGCACCGACTTCAAGTTGTCGGGTCATGGCGTGCCACATTTGCACAGCGAATCTCGTGGTCCGCATATTGTGGGTGTTATTGTTGATACGCCAACCAAATTGACCAAGAAGCAGAAGGAGCTTTTGGAGCAATTTAAGGGTGCGAAAAAACGAGGACTGTTCTCTTAA
- a CDS encoding 5' nucleotidase, NT5C type — MKKPIVYIDMDGVLADFKSALTKISSELIDEFAGQHDNIPGIFSLMDPVPGAIEAVYALKDKYDLYILSSSPWENPTALGDKLAWVKKYFGGEGSDNVFFRKVIFSSAKNLSRGDILIDDRTANGAGEFPGRLIRFGSSEFPNWQSVLDELL; from the coding sequence ATGAAAAAACCTATTGTTTATATTGATATGGATGGCGTTTTGGCGGATTTCAAATCTGCTTTAACGAAGATATCGTCCGAGTTGATTGATGAGTTTGCTGGCCAGCACGATAATATTCCAGGAATTTTTTCTTTGATGGATCCAGTGCCTGGAGCTATTGAGGCGGTTTACGCCCTGAAAGACAAATATGATTTATATATTTTATCTTCTTCTCCATGGGAAAATCCGACGGCTTTGGGCGATAAGTTGGCGTGGGTGAAAAAGTATTTTGGCGGCGAAGGTTCGGATAATGTTTTCTTCCGTAAGGTTATTTTTTCGTCAGCAAAGAATTTGAGTCGAGGCGATATTTTGATTGACGATCGGACGGCGAATGGTGCGGGCGAGTTTCCTGGTCGGCTTATTCGTTTTGGAAGTTCTGAATTTCCCAATTGGCAATCTGTACTTGATGAGTTATTATAG